One Microcebus murinus isolate Inina chromosome 9, M.murinus_Inina_mat1.0, whole genome shotgun sequence DNA window includes the following coding sequences:
- the ZNF425 gene encoding zinc finger protein 425 isoform X2 — MAQPASVTVTFDDVALYFSEQEWEILEKWQKEMYKQEMKTNYETLDSLGCAFSKPDLITWMEQGRMLLIGDQECLDERRMTISPSDEQLGLKNTEKSPCFGNQGTLGTKEEESHLNGLQKHDLCATLSGNGRKILSDERTTFQSPSLQETETLYKKLNVTASNQDKKDPWHKPPDTPGHLEIPAGPRFYPCRVCGKVFQVKSDLVNHKRSHSKNQPYKYPKHKSKSRGKPELRRSQRFPCKKKQFQCNECEKSYYLKGSLVTHQVVHTGQRPYPCPECDKTFRYRANLKKHLCLHKGERPFRCGECGKGFVEQCELTEHLRLHSGEKPFRCPVCDRSFRLKRGMKVHLSQHSGKKPFHCPECGRSFSREATLKTHQRTHSAEKPFSCGECGRKFIYKVKLDEHIRVHTGEKPFACPECDKSFRLKRSLKAHRLQHGGKKPFQCPECGKSFFWRNAMRAHQRLHSEEKPFSCGECGKRFTRPSKLACHHRVHGRQKEFRCAECAKTFAHQSGLTQHRKIHTAERPFPCAECGRSFRRRAHLAEHLRLHSGEEPFQCPECDKSFSWKASMKFHQRAHRGEKPFRCGECGRTYTHRSQLAEHLRVHSGEKPYQCPECAKSFRLKGNLKSHLLQHSGKKPFSCVACGKSFTQQYRLTEHMRVHSGEKPFQCPECDKSYCIRGSLKVHLYTHSGERPFRCPECGKGFLQKRSLKAHLYHHSGERPFSCDECGRSFTYVGALKTHTALHAKEKPSRL, encoded by the exons ATGGCCCAGCCGGCTTCG GTAACCGTGACATTCGATGATGTGGCCTTATATTTTTCGGAGCAAGAGTGGGAGATCCTGGAGAAATGGCAGAAGGAAATGTATAAGCAAGAGATGAAGACCAATTATGAGACCCTTGATTCCCTGG GCTGTGCTTTTTCCAAACCAGATTTGATCACATGGATGGAACAAGGGAGAATGCTATTAATTGGAGATCAGGAATGCTTAGATGAAAGAAGAATGACAATTAGCCCTTCTGATGAGCAGCTGGGCTTGAAGAACACTGAAAAGTCACCATGTTTTG GCAACCAAGGAACTCTCGGGACAAAAGAAGAGGAATCTCATTTAAATGGTCTTCAAAAGCATGACTTGTGTGCTACTTTATCAGGGAACGGGAGAAAGATTTTATCAGATGAAAGAACCACCTTCCAATCTCCAAGTCTCCAAGAAACAGAGACTCTATATAAAAAACTCAATGTCACAGCATCTAATCAGGACAAGAAAGACCCATGGCATAAGCCTCCGGATACCCCAGGTCACTTGGAAATTCCGGCAGGCCCAAGATTTTATCCCTGCCGTGTCTGTGGGAAAGTCTTCCAGGTAAAGAGTGACTTGGTAAACCACAAAAGGAGCCACTCCAAGAACCAGCCCTATAAATATCCAAAGCACAAAAGCAAATCCAGAGGGAAACCTGAACTCAGGCGGAGCCAGAGGTTCCCGTGTAAGAAGAAACAGTTCCAGTGCAATGAGTGTGAGAAGAGCTACTATCTGAAGGGCAGCCTCGTCACTCACCAGGTTGTCCACACAGGACAGCGGCCCTACCCGTGCCCTGAGTGTGACAAGACGTTCCGGTATCGAGCCAACTTGAAGAAGCACCTGTGTCTGCACAAAGGGGAGAGGCCGTTTCGCTGCGGGGAGTGCGGCAAGGGCTTCGTGGAGCAGTGCGAGCTCACCGAGCACCTCCGGCTGCACAGTGGGGAGAAGCCTTTCCGGTGTCCGGTGTGTGACAGGAGCTTCCGCCTGAAGAGAGGGATGAAGGTCCACCTTTCCCAGCACAGCGGGAAGAAGCCCTTCCACTGTCCAGAGTGTGGCAGAAGCTTTTCTCGGGAGGCTACCTTGAAGACCCACCAAAGGACACACAGTGCAGAGAAGCCGTTTTCTTGTGGTGAATGTGGGAGGAAATTCATCTACAAGGTCAAACTGGACGAGCACATCAGAGTGCACACCGGAGAGAAGCCCTTTGCGTGCCCCGAGTGCGATAAAAGCTTCCGCCTGAAGAGAAGCCTAAAAGCCCATCGGCTGCAGCACGGTGGGAAGAAGCCCTTCCAGTGCCCGGAGTGCGGTAAGAGCTTCTTCTGGAGGAACGCCATGAGGGCCCACCAGCGCCTGCACAGCGAGGAGAAGCCGTTCTCCTGCGGGGAGTGCGGCAAGAGGTTTACCCGGCCCTCCAAGCTCGCCTGCCACCACAGAGTCCACGGCAGGCAGAAGGAGTTCCGCTGCGCCGAGTGCGCAAAGACCTTCGCTCACCAGTCAGGGCTCACCCAGCACCGCAAGATCCACACGGCGGAGAGGCCGTTCCCCTGCGCCGAGTGCGGCCGGAGCTTCCGCCGCCGCGCGCACCTCGCCGAGCACCTGAGGCTCCACAGCGGGGAGGAGCCTTTCCAGTGTCCCGAGTGCGACAAGAGCTTCTCCTGGAAGGCCTCCATGAAGTTCCACCAGCGCGCACACAGGGGCGAGAAGCCCTTCCGGTGCGGCGAGTGCGGCAGGACTTACACGCACCGGTCTCAGCTCGCTGAGCACCTGAGAGTCCACAGCGGAGAGAAGCCCTACCAGTGTCCCGAATGCGCTAAAAGCTTCCGTCTCAAAGGGAATTTGAAAAGCCACCTGCTGCAGCACAGTGGCAAAAAGCCATTCTCTTGCGTCGCGTGTGGCAAGAGTTTCACCCAGCAGTACAGGCTCACGGAACACATGCGGGTCCACAGTGGCGAGAAGCCCTTCCAGTGTCCGGAGTGTGACAAGAGCTACTGCATACGGGGGAGTTTGAAGGTCCATTTGTATACGCACAGCGGAGAGAGGCCCTTCCGGTGTCCTGAGTGCGGCAAGGGCTTCCTGCAGAAGAGAAGTCTGAAGGCCCATCTGTACCACCACAGTGGGGAGAGGCCTTTTTCCTGTGATGAGTGCGGAAGGAGCTTCACCTACGTGGGGGCCCTCAAGACCCACACTGCACTGCATGCCAAGGAAAAGCCCTCCCGTCTCTAG
- the ZNF425 gene encoding zinc finger protein 425 isoform X1, whose amino-acid sequence MAQPASVTVTFDDVALYFSEQEWEILEKWQKEMYKQEMKTNYETLDSLDLITWMEQGRMLLIGDQECLDERRMTISPSDEQLGLKNTEKSPCFGNQGTLGTKEEESHLNGLQKHDLCATLSGNGRKILSDERTTFQSPSLQETETLYKKLNVTASNQDKKDPWHKPPDTPGHLEIPAGPRFYPCRVCGKVFQVKSDLVNHKRSHSKNQPYKYPKHKSKSRGKPELRRSQRFPCKKKQFQCNECEKSYYLKGSLVTHQVVHTGQRPYPCPECDKTFRYRANLKKHLCLHKGERPFRCGECGKGFVEQCELTEHLRLHSGEKPFRCPVCDRSFRLKRGMKVHLSQHSGKKPFHCPECGRSFSREATLKTHQRTHSAEKPFSCGECGRKFIYKVKLDEHIRVHTGEKPFACPECDKSFRLKRSLKAHRLQHGGKKPFQCPECGKSFFWRNAMRAHQRLHSEEKPFSCGECGKRFTRPSKLACHHRVHGRQKEFRCAECAKTFAHQSGLTQHRKIHTAERPFPCAECGRSFRRRAHLAEHLRLHSGEEPFQCPECDKSFSWKASMKFHQRAHRGEKPFRCGECGRTYTHRSQLAEHLRVHSGEKPYQCPECAKSFRLKGNLKSHLLQHSGKKPFSCVACGKSFTQQYRLTEHMRVHSGEKPFQCPECDKSYCIRGSLKVHLYTHSGERPFRCPECGKGFLQKRSLKAHLYHHSGERPFSCDECGRSFTYVGALKTHTALHAKEKPSRL is encoded by the exons ATGGCCCAGCCGGCTTCG GTAACCGTGACATTCGATGATGTGGCCTTATATTTTTCGGAGCAAGAGTGGGAGATCCTGGAGAAATGGCAGAAGGAAATGTATAAGCAAGAGATGAAGACCAATTATGAGACCCTTGATTCCCTGG ATTTGATCACATGGATGGAACAAGGGAGAATGCTATTAATTGGAGATCAGGAATGCTTAGATGAAAGAAGAATGACAATTAGCCCTTCTGATGAGCAGCTGGGCTTGAAGAACACTGAAAAGTCACCATGTTTTG GCAACCAAGGAACTCTCGGGACAAAAGAAGAGGAATCTCATTTAAATGGTCTTCAAAAGCATGACTTGTGTGCTACTTTATCAGGGAACGGGAGAAAGATTTTATCAGATGAAAGAACCACCTTCCAATCTCCAAGTCTCCAAGAAACAGAGACTCTATATAAAAAACTCAATGTCACAGCATCTAATCAGGACAAGAAAGACCCATGGCATAAGCCTCCGGATACCCCAGGTCACTTGGAAATTCCGGCAGGCCCAAGATTTTATCCCTGCCGTGTCTGTGGGAAAGTCTTCCAGGTAAAGAGTGACTTGGTAAACCACAAAAGGAGCCACTCCAAGAACCAGCCCTATAAATATCCAAAGCACAAAAGCAAATCCAGAGGGAAACCTGAACTCAGGCGGAGCCAGAGGTTCCCGTGTAAGAAGAAACAGTTCCAGTGCAATGAGTGTGAGAAGAGCTACTATCTGAAGGGCAGCCTCGTCACTCACCAGGTTGTCCACACAGGACAGCGGCCCTACCCGTGCCCTGAGTGTGACAAGACGTTCCGGTATCGAGCCAACTTGAAGAAGCACCTGTGTCTGCACAAAGGGGAGAGGCCGTTTCGCTGCGGGGAGTGCGGCAAGGGCTTCGTGGAGCAGTGCGAGCTCACCGAGCACCTCCGGCTGCACAGTGGGGAGAAGCCTTTCCGGTGTCCGGTGTGTGACAGGAGCTTCCGCCTGAAGAGAGGGATGAAGGTCCACCTTTCCCAGCACAGCGGGAAGAAGCCCTTCCACTGTCCAGAGTGTGGCAGAAGCTTTTCTCGGGAGGCTACCTTGAAGACCCACCAAAGGACACACAGTGCAGAGAAGCCGTTTTCTTGTGGTGAATGTGGGAGGAAATTCATCTACAAGGTCAAACTGGACGAGCACATCAGAGTGCACACCGGAGAGAAGCCCTTTGCGTGCCCCGAGTGCGATAAAAGCTTCCGCCTGAAGAGAAGCCTAAAAGCCCATCGGCTGCAGCACGGTGGGAAGAAGCCCTTCCAGTGCCCGGAGTGCGGTAAGAGCTTCTTCTGGAGGAACGCCATGAGGGCCCACCAGCGCCTGCACAGCGAGGAGAAGCCGTTCTCCTGCGGGGAGTGCGGCAAGAGGTTTACCCGGCCCTCCAAGCTCGCCTGCCACCACAGAGTCCACGGCAGGCAGAAGGAGTTCCGCTGCGCCGAGTGCGCAAAGACCTTCGCTCACCAGTCAGGGCTCACCCAGCACCGCAAGATCCACACGGCGGAGAGGCCGTTCCCCTGCGCCGAGTGCGGCCGGAGCTTCCGCCGCCGCGCGCACCTCGCCGAGCACCTGAGGCTCCACAGCGGGGAGGAGCCTTTCCAGTGTCCCGAGTGCGACAAGAGCTTCTCCTGGAAGGCCTCCATGAAGTTCCACCAGCGCGCACACAGGGGCGAGAAGCCCTTCCGGTGCGGCGAGTGCGGCAGGACTTACACGCACCGGTCTCAGCTCGCTGAGCACCTGAGAGTCCACAGCGGAGAGAAGCCCTACCAGTGTCCCGAATGCGCTAAAAGCTTCCGTCTCAAAGGGAATTTGAAAAGCCACCTGCTGCAGCACAGTGGCAAAAAGCCATTCTCTTGCGTCGCGTGTGGCAAGAGTTTCACCCAGCAGTACAGGCTCACGGAACACATGCGGGTCCACAGTGGCGAGAAGCCCTTCCAGTGTCCGGAGTGTGACAAGAGCTACTGCATACGGGGGAGTTTGAAGGTCCATTTGTATACGCACAGCGGAGAGAGGCCCTTCCGGTGTCCTGAGTGCGGCAAGGGCTTCCTGCAGAAGAGAAGTCTGAAGGCCCATCTGTACCACCACAGTGGGGAGAGGCCTTTTTCCTGTGATGAGTGCGGAAGGAGCTTCACCTACGTGGGGGCCCTCAAGACCCACACTGCACTGCATGCCAAGGAAAAGCCCTCCCGTCTCTAG